The Pseudoalteromonas spongiae UST010723-006 genome window below encodes:
- a CDS encoding glycogen synthase — MRILMLAAENDCISGAKVGGVADVIRDVPKALAEHNINVDVVIPDYGYYHSHYNGECVAEVSFSFAHQQHTAYLYKLHAISSDKVTQYVVVHPLFQQAGESRVYCHDEDNRPFAKDATKFALFCNVIAECILQGHLAADIFHLHDWHAATLAVLLKFDTRYRDFTNTKLVYTVHNLALQGTRPFNGDDSSLEAWFPSLSYDGQQLCDPRYPFCYNPMRAAISLVDKVHFVSDSYAEEVLSASDHQNGIYGGEGLEQVLAENSDKIVGILNGCEYSNEPEPKVTLDCFLRSSKTCLRNWMSRFEQLKTVHYLANEQISLWQDSPQFKGPIVSSIGRLTEQKVRLLLERADGEVALSKMLNQLSEKGGRFIMLGSGDSHYEFLLMQLMAKHSNFLFLNGYGQSLSDDLYLLGDLFLMPSSFEPCGISQMLALKAGQPCIVHGVGGLKDTVKHRENGFVFEGNTISEQVHSLQSVFNEALNCYMNDTTQWQTLVHTAKASRFSWQNSIEQYLTKLYNN; from the coding sequence ATGCGAATTTTGATGTTAGCGGCCGAAAACGATTGTATTTCGGGCGCGAAAGTTGGCGGTGTCGCCGATGTAATTCGTGATGTGCCAAAGGCACTTGCAGAGCATAATATTAATGTGGATGTGGTGATCCCCGATTATGGTTATTACCACAGCCATTACAACGGTGAGTGTGTCGCAGAAGTGAGCTTTTCATTCGCTCACCAGCAGCACACTGCCTACCTTTATAAATTGCACGCAATCTCAAGCGACAAAGTAACACAGTATGTAGTGGTGCATCCGCTCTTCCAACAAGCTGGAGAAAGCCGCGTTTATTGTCATGATGAAGATAACCGCCCATTTGCCAAAGATGCCACCAAGTTTGCGCTTTTTTGTAATGTTATTGCCGAGTGTATTTTACAAGGGCATTTAGCGGCAGACATTTTTCATTTGCATGATTGGCATGCGGCAACTTTAGCTGTGCTTTTGAAGTTTGATACACGCTATCGCGACTTTACCAATACTAAGCTGGTATACACAGTACATAATTTAGCGCTACAAGGTACGCGACCATTTAACGGCGATGATTCAAGCTTAGAGGCGTGGTTTCCAAGTTTAAGCTACGACGGCCAACAATTATGTGACCCACGTTATCCGTTTTGTTATAACCCAATGCGCGCAGCAATCAGTTTGGTTGATAAAGTACACTTTGTATCAGACAGTTATGCCGAAGAGGTGCTAAGTGCTAGCGACCATCAAAATGGCATTTATGGCGGCGAAGGGCTTGAACAGGTACTTGCAGAAAATAGCGATAAAATTGTTGGCATTTTAAATGGGTGTGAATACAGCAACGAGCCTGAGCCGAAAGTCACGCTCGATTGCTTTTTACGCAGTAGTAAAACTTGCCTTCGAAACTGGATGAGTCGTTTTGAGCAATTAAAAACCGTGCATTACCTTGCCAATGAGCAAATATCGCTTTGGCAAGATAGCCCACAGTTTAAAGGCCCTATTGTTTCCAGTATTGGCAGGTTAACTGAGCAAAAAGTGCGTTTATTACTTGAACGCGCTGATGGTGAAGTGGCACTAAGTAAAATGCTCAATCAATTAAGCGAAAAAGGCGGTCGTTTTATTATGCTTGGCAGTGGCGACAGCCATTACGAGTTTTTGTTAATGCAGCTTATGGCAAAGCATAGTAACTTTTTGTTTTTAAATGGCTATGGGCAAAGTTTGTCGGATGATCTATATCTACTTGGCGACCTTTTTTTAATGCCAAGCTCGTTTGAACCATGTGGCATAAGCCAAATGCTTGCTTTAAAAGCAGGGCAGCCGTGTATTGTGCATGGAGTAGGCGGTTTAAAAGACACGGTAAAACACCGCGAAAATGGTTTTGTATTTGAGGGCAATACCATTAGTGAGCAGGTGCACTCGCTGCAAAGCGTATTTAACGAGGCGCTAAACTGTTACATGAACGACACCACACAGTGGCAAACTCTGGTGCACACCGCTAAAGCCAGCCGCTTTAGTTGGCAAAACAGTATCGAGCAGTATTTAACTAAACTGTATAACAACTAA
- the glgC gene encoding glucose-1-phosphate adenylyltransferase, protein MPNSANRYISNLTRDTYALILAGGRGSRLKELTDWRAKPAVYFGGKFRIIDFPLSNCINSGVRKVGIATQYKSHSLIRHVNRAWGHFKKELGDSVEILPASQRYSDDWYCGTADAVYQNMDIIRHDLPKYVMILSGDHVYRMDYGELIAKHVETGADMTVCCLEVPVEEAAGAFGVMAVNNEKRVQRFEEKPANPAPLPNDPTKCLASMGNYVFNTEFLFEQLKKDAQNSCSGRDFGHDIIPSIIEEHNVYAYPFRDTRQGGTPYWRDVGTLDSFWEANMELVSPTPSLDLYDRNWPIWTYQEQLPPAKFIFDDETRRGMAVDSTVSGGCIISGSTIRKSLLFSNVHVHSYCTVEETVVLPGVVINRNCVIKKAIIDRSCVIPEGLSIGVDHKQDEANGFRISSGGVVLVTRDMIAALAKKSKQADAETNKSSSQAAIA, encoded by the coding sequence ATGCCTAATTCCGCAAATCGTTATATAAGTAACCTTACCCGCGACACCTATGCACTGATTTTGGCTGGTGGCCGAGGCTCGCGTTTAAAAGAATTGACCGATTGGCGCGCAAAGCCTGCGGTGTATTTTGGCGGTAAGTTCCGCATCATTGATTTTCCGCTGTCGAATTGCATTAACTCGGGCGTGCGCAAAGTAGGTATTGCTACGCAGTATAAATCCCATAGCTTAATTCGCCATGTTAATCGCGCGTGGGGTCACTTTAAAAAGGAACTAGGTGATTCAGTTGAGATTTTACCCGCATCGCAACGTTACAGTGATGACTGGTACTGCGGCACGGCCGATGCGGTATATCAAAATATGGACATTATTCGCCACGATTTACCAAAGTACGTAATGATTTTATCGGGTGACCATGTTTATCGTATGGACTATGGAGAGTTGATTGCTAAGCACGTAGAAACGGGCGCGGATATGACGGTATGTTGTTTGGAGGTGCCAGTGGAAGAAGCGGCAGGTGCTTTTGGTGTGATGGCGGTGAACAATGAAAAACGCGTACAGCGCTTTGAAGAAAAACCAGCGAACCCTGCGCCATTACCGAACGATCCAACTAAGTGTTTAGCATCTATGGGTAACTATGTATTTAATACAGAGTTCTTGTTTGAACAATTGAAAAAAGACGCGCAAAACAGCTGCTCTGGCCGCGATTTTGGCCACGATATTATTCCATCGATCATTGAAGAGCATAATGTATATGCGTACCCATTTAGAGATACGCGCCAAGGCGGTACACCCTATTGGCGCGATGTAGGTACGCTAGATTCATTCTGGGAAGCGAATATGGAATTAGTATCGCCAACGCCATCGCTCGATTTATACGATAGAAATTGGCCTATTTGGACCTACCAAGAGCAATTACCGCCCGCTAAATTTATTTTTGATGATGAAACGCGCCGCGGTATGGCGGTAGATTCAACTGTGTCGGGTGGTTGTATTATTTCAGGTTCAACCATTCGAAAATCTCTGCTTTTTTCAAATGTGCATGTGCATTCGTATTGCACAGTGGAAGAAACCGTTGTGTTACCGGGCGTTGTGATTAACCGAAACTGTGTCATTAAAAAAGCCATTATTGATCGTAGCTGTGTTATTCCTGAAGGGTTAAGCATCGGCGTTGATCACAAACAAGATGAAGCCAATGGCTTTAGAATTTCAAGTGGCGGTGTGGTACTTGTTACCCGCGATATGATTGCTGCACTGGCAAAAAAGTCAAAGCAAGCGGATGCCGAAACGAATAAATCTTCAAGCCAAGCGGCGATTGCATAA
- the glgX gene encoding glycogen debranching protein GlgX, translating into MVSARFAIRPGNTSPLGATPSENGTNFAIFSERATKVELCLFDQSGHSEIARIPLYRDEQDIWHIFIRGVGQDQLYGYRVYGKYNPKKGCYFNPNKLLLDPYAKSLFGEFSWGNAHSADEAFWQLDSAMDMPKCKVSTLPYYTGTKPNIPWHKTVIYECHAKGATKQYTSIPEELRGTYLGLAHPNFIWHLKSLGITAIELLPVHSFISEAFLPERGLSNYWGYNTLNFFTPHLAYAHTKQEREFQQMVSVLHDAGIEVIIDVVFNHTAEGNEQGPTLSLRGIDNQTYYRLQHNNFAYYVNDTGCGNTLNISHPKSLQLVMDSLRYWVQVYGVDGFRFDLASILGRDQDGFKKHHTFFQTLAQDPVLKGVKLIAEPWDLAIDGYQLGNYVAPWREWNDQYRDTVRSFWRGDTSMLPEFARFFHGSSHLFEKKGRSVTSSINFITAHDGFTLADLVSYTNKHNLANQEENRDGHDHNLSTNWGVEGQTENSEINALRLRAQKNLLLTLCLSNGVPMLCGGSEVAHSQGGNNNAYCQDNEISWIDWHANGLGEPQQHPLYQFISRALKLRSEFSLYRQSHFIHDDDPRFSVTWLNEHGALMQDSDWHNPDGHCLGYLMEDIQDDKALLLLFNASSNNVMFKLPEQEAHHCWRIRLSSYSNERDNECVSPGQMLTLSSYSAWVLSSHIKMPASKQHATDTSQTFNLTKQGV; encoded by the coding sequence ATGGTCTCAGCCCGTTTTGCAATTCGCCCGGGAAACACCTCGCCACTGGGTGCAACCCCAAGTGAAAACGGCACTAACTTTGCTATTTTCTCTGAACGCGCAACTAAGGTTGAGCTGTGCTTGTTCGATCAAAGTGGTCACAGCGAGATAGCGCGCATTCCACTTTATCGCGATGAGCAAGATATTTGGCATATTTTTATTCGCGGGGTGGGGCAAGATCAGCTCTACGGTTACCGAGTTTACGGCAAATACAACCCAAAAAAAGGGTGTTACTTTAATCCCAACAAACTGCTGTTAGACCCTTATGCAAAATCATTGTTTGGTGAGTTTAGCTGGGGCAATGCACACAGTGCAGATGAAGCGTTTTGGCAGCTTGATTCGGCAATGGATATGCCAAAATGTAAAGTATCAACACTGCCTTATTACACGGGTACTAAACCGAATATTCCGTGGCATAAAACGGTTATTTATGAATGCCATGCCAAAGGCGCAACTAAACAATATACCTCTATTCCCGAGGAATTACGCGGTACTTACTTGGGTTTAGCTCACCCCAACTTTATTTGGCATTTAAAAAGTTTAGGCATTACAGCCATCGAGTTGTTACCAGTGCATAGTTTTATTAGTGAAGCGTTTTTACCTGAAAGAGGTCTTAGTAACTATTGGGGTTACAACACCCTTAACTTTTTTACGCCGCACTTAGCCTATGCCCATACTAAGCAAGAACGAGAGTTCCAGCAAATGGTATCGGTACTACACGACGCGGGTATTGAAGTTATTATTGATGTGGTTTTTAACCATACTGCTGAGGGTAACGAGCAAGGGCCAACCTTGTCACTTCGTGGCATTGATAACCAAACTTACTATCGATTGCAGCATAATAATTTTGCCTATTATGTAAATGATACCGGCTGCGGTAACACGCTAAATATTTCACACCCTAAAAGTTTACAACTGGTAATGGATAGCTTGCGCTATTGGGTGCAAGTGTATGGGGTTGATGGTTTTCGCTTTGATTTAGCCAGTATTTTAGGCCGTGACCAAGATGGCTTTAAAAAACACCACACTTTCTTTCAAACCCTCGCGCAAGATCCCGTATTAAAAGGCGTGAAACTGATTGCAGAGCCTTGGGATTTAGCGATTGATGGTTATCAACTCGGTAATTATGTTGCTCCGTGGCGCGAGTGGAACGACCAATACCGTGACACAGTGCGCAGCTTTTGGCGAGGTGATACCAGCATGCTGCCAGAGTTTGCTCGTTTCTTTCATGGCTCAAGCCATTTGTTTGAGAAAAAAGGGCGTTCGGTTACCTCTAGTATTAACTTTATTACCGCCCACGATGGCTTCACCTTGGCCGATTTAGTGAGTTATACCAATAAACATAATCTAGCCAATCAGGAAGAAAACCGTGATGGCCACGACCATAATTTATCGACCAATTGGGGCGTTGAAGGGCAAACCGAAAACAGTGAAATCAATGCATTGCGTTTGCGTGCACAAAAAAACCTGCTGTTAACCCTATGTTTATCTAACGGTGTGCCAATGCTGTGTGGCGGCAGTGAAGTGGCACATTCGCAAGGTGGCAACAATAACGCCTATTGCCAAGATAACGAAATAAGTTGGATTGATTGGCACGCCAACGGGTTAGGTGAGCCGCAACAACATCCGCTGTATCAGTTTATTAGTCGCGCTCTAAAACTACGCAGTGAATTTTCGTTGTATCGCCAGAGCCACTTTATTCACGATGATGACCCGCGCTTTAGTGTTACTTGGTTAAACGAACACGGTGCGCTAATGCAAGACAGTGATTGGCATAACCCAGACGGCCATTGCCTTGGTTATTTAATGGAAGATATTCAAGACGATAAAGCACTTTTACTGCTGTTTAATGCCTCCAGCAATAACGTAATGTTTAAGTTGCCAGAGCAAGAAGCACATCATTGTTGGCGTATTCGACTGTCATCGTATTCTAACGAACGGGATAATGAATGCGTAAGCCCAGGACAAATGCTCACTCTGAGTAGCTACAGCGCATGGGTGCTTTCAAGCCACATTAAAATGCCCGCCAGTAAGCAGCATGCAACAGATACATCCCAAACGTTCAATTTAACTAAGCAAGGAGTTTAG
- a CDS encoding glycogen/starch/alpha-glucan phosphorylase, which produces MNKQSNLADKKTPLPSSIIENSDLSEDLYRHFYYTLGRDQVNKSQRYLYQALALTIRDRLVAKCRQTNQQRDSAPHKQVAYLSLEFLMGRALNNAILNLDLAPEVTEALTQYGSELEQVAAAEHDAGLGNGGLGRLAACFLDSCATLKLPVIGYGLRYEYGMFNQSLEQGRQVEQPDHWLHEGHPWEIAAPEQSQRVKFFGHVEVYKDKHGREHRNWVNTQDVLAVPYDVPIPGYRNDVVNRLRLWKSEATEEFDLREFNAGSYPEAVAKKNQAEQITMVLYPNDASENGKELRLRQQYFLSSATLQDIIAKWVKQYGEDFHNFPKYHVFQLNDTHPSIAVAELMRILLDDHQLDWDKAWQITSSTMAYTNHTLLPEALEKWPVRLFERLLPRLLEIIYEINARFLQQVATCWPGDTQKQRDMSLIEEGPEPKVRMAYLAIVGSYSVNGVAALHTELLTNGLFSDFYALWPERFNNKTNGVTPRRWLSHCNPKLAQLINQQIGDEWVSDFSKIKALRAKFDNKSLHKKWQKVKLENKQALVDLVERETGVEFDATMMFDVQVKRIHEYKRQLLNILHVIHLYERIREGELEGFTPRCVLFGGKAAPGYFMAKLIIRLINHVADAINNDPAAKPYLRVAFLPNYNVTAMETICPATDLSEQISTTGKEASGTGNMKFMMNGALTIGTLDGANIEISEAVGLDNFFLFGAKAEQLAQIREHYNPNDIIANSPNLSRVITLIESGHFNLFDPDLFQPLINSIRDNHDQWLTAYDFDSYVKAQEAAAALYQDQSAWTQKSILNTAASGMFSSDRTISQYNSDIWQVKAIEFNKAQGERNA; this is translated from the coding sequence GTGAACAAGCAATCAAATTTAGCCGATAAAAAAACGCCTTTACCTTCAAGCATTATTGAAAATTCAGATCTGAGCGAAGACTTATATCGCCATTTTTATTACACCTTAGGACGCGATCAGGTCAATAAATCGCAGCGTTATTTGTATCAAGCGTTAGCACTTACCATTCGTGATAGGTTGGTGGCAAAGTGTCGCCAAACCAACCAACAGCGCGATAGCGCACCACATAAACAAGTGGCGTATTTATCGCTCGAGTTTTTAATGGGTCGTGCGCTAAATAACGCGATTTTAAATTTAGATTTAGCACCTGAAGTAACCGAGGCGCTTACCCAATATGGCAGTGAACTTGAGCAAGTTGCTGCGGCTGAACATGACGCAGGCCTTGGCAATGGTGGTTTAGGACGTTTAGCGGCGTGCTTTTTAGATAGCTGTGCCACACTAAAACTGCCTGTGATTGGCTACGGCTTACGCTATGAATATGGCATGTTTAATCAATCACTTGAGCAAGGGCGTCAGGTTGAACAGCCCGATCACTGGCTACATGAAGGGCATCCGTGGGAAATTGCCGCACCAGAGCAAAGCCAACGAGTGAAATTCTTTGGTCATGTGGAAGTGTATAAAGACAAACATGGCCGCGAACATCGCAACTGGGTAAATACCCAAGATGTGTTAGCTGTGCCCTATGATGTGCCGATCCCAGGTTATCGCAATGATGTAGTGAATCGCCTACGCCTTTGGAAAAGTGAAGCAACGGAAGAATTTGATTTAAGAGAGTTTAATGCGGGCAGTTACCCAGAAGCGGTTGCTAAAAAGAACCAAGCTGAACAAATCACTATGGTGCTTTACCCGAACGATGCCAGTGAAAACGGTAAAGAGCTGCGTTTACGCCAGCAATACTTTTTATCAAGCGCAACACTGCAAGACATCATTGCTAAATGGGTAAAACAATACGGTGAAGATTTCCATAATTTCCCGAAATACCATGTTTTTCAACTAAACGATACGCACCCAAGTATTGCCGTGGCTGAGCTGATGCGCATTTTACTTGATGATCATCAGCTCGATTGGGATAAAGCATGGCAAATTACCTCAAGTACCATGGCGTATACCAATCATACCTTATTGCCTGAAGCGCTAGAAAAATGGCCTGTCAGGCTATTTGAGCGTTTACTACCGCGTTTACTTGAAATTATTTATGAAATTAATGCCCGCTTTTTACAACAAGTAGCAACCTGCTGGCCGGGCGATACGCAAAAGCAGCGCGATATGTCGCTAATTGAAGAAGGGCCAGAGCCCAAAGTTCGCATGGCCTATTTAGCCATTGTCGGCTCGTATTCAGTAAACGGTGTTGCTGCACTTCACACTGAACTACTCACTAACGGCTTATTTAGCGACTTTTACGCCCTTTGGCCTGAGCGCTTTAATAACAAAACCAATGGCGTAACACCACGGCGTTGGTTGTCGCATTGTAATCCTAAATTGGCGCAATTAATAAACCAACAAATTGGCGACGAATGGGTCAGCGATTTCAGTAAAATTAAAGCATTACGAGCAAAATTTGATAATAAATCGCTGCATAAAAAATGGCAAAAAGTGAAGCTTGAAAACAAACAAGCACTGGTAGATTTAGTCGAACGTGAAACTGGCGTTGAGTTTGATGCAACCATGATGTTCGATGTGCAAGTTAAGCGTATTCATGAGTACAAACGCCAGTTACTTAACATTTTGCATGTTATTCACCTTTATGAACGCATTCGCGAAGGGGAACTAGAAGGCTTTACACCGCGCTGTGTGTTATTTGGTGGTAAAGCGGCACCCGGTTATTTTATGGCGAAGCTGATTATTCGCTTAATCAATCATGTAGCGGATGCCATTAACAATGACCCAGCTGCCAAACCTTATTTGCGCGTCGCATTTTTGCCTAATTATAACGTTACGGCGATGGAAACCATTTGTCCTGCAACGGACCTCTCCGAACAAATATCTACTACAGGTAAAGAAGCGTCAGGTACGGGAAATATGAAGTTTATGATGAATGGTGCACTCACCATTGGTACGTTAGATGGTGCAAACATTGAAATTTCAGAAGCGGTTGGCCTAGATAACTTCTTTTTGTTCGGCGCTAAAGCTGAGCAATTGGCGCAAATTCGTGAGCATTATAACCCCAATGACATCATTGCAAATTCACCAAACTTATCACGTGTGATTACATTGATTGAAAGTGGTCATTTTAACTTATTTGACCCAGACTTATTTCAGCCGCTGATCAACTCAATCCGTGACAACCATGATCAATGGCTCACTGCTTACGATTTTGACAGTTACGTTAAAGCGCAAGAAGCCGCAGCTGCACTTTACCAAGACCAAAGTGCTTGGACCCAAAAAAGTATTTTAAATACGGCCGCATCAGGTATGTTTTCGAGCGACCGCACCATAAGTCAATACAACTCAGATATTTGGCAAGTTAAGGCAATCGAATTCAACAAGGCACAAGGAGAACGTAATGCCTAA
- a CDS encoding polysaccharide deacetylase family protein, translating to MKLFLLITSIVVTLLFSNTISAKQIAFTFDDAPRQATGYFDGPTRAKTLIKELNDHGIKQAAFFATTRHLNEEGKARLKAYANAGHIIANHTHTHPDINKTSLEDYLQEITTAHNQIKDYPNFKPWFRFPYLREGDTQQKRDGVRAHLAKNGYRNAYITLNNYDWYIENLFQDALKNGKEVDFDKLKEFYIDVIIQGAQYYDELAIKYLGHSPKHVILLHEMDITALFVGDLADAFRENGWQVISPEKAYQDPIASYQTERIMKYNPGRIGEIAKDKGQTKQLWHNTLDEAYVKARFDKEVVKNWLSATNG from the coding sequence ATGAAACTTTTTTTATTAATCACATCTATTGTTGTTACTTTGTTATTTTCAAACACCATAAGCGCAAAGCAAATAGCCTTTACATTTGATGACGCACCGAGGCAAGCAACTGGCTATTTTGATGGGCCAACGCGCGCGAAAACACTGATTAAAGAGCTAAACGATCATGGCATTAAACAAGCGGCATTTTTTGCAACCACACGCCATTTAAATGAAGAAGGCAAAGCGCGATTAAAAGCGTATGCTAATGCTGGGCATATCATTGCCAATCACACCCATACCCATCCAGATATCAACAAAACCAGTTTAGAAGATTATTTGCAGGAAATTACAACCGCTCATAATCAAATTAAAGACTACCCAAACTTTAAACCTTGGTTTCGCTTCCCTTACTTGCGAGAAGGCGACACTCAACAAAAGCGTGACGGCGTGCGTGCTCATTTAGCTAAAAATGGCTACCGCAATGCATATATCACACTTAATAATTACGACTGGTACATTGAAAACTTATTTCAAGATGCACTAAAAAATGGCAAAGAAGTCGACTTTGATAAACTAAAAGAATTTTACATCGATGTAATTATACAAGGCGCACAATACTACGATGAATTGGCAATAAAATATCTTGGCCACTCGCCCAAACACGTTATTTTGTTGCATGAAATGGATATTACCGCGCTGTTTGTTGGCGATTTAGCCGATGCTTTTCGCGAAAACGGGTGGCAAGTCATCTCGCCAGAAAAAGCCTACCAAGACCCAATTGCCAGCTACCAAACTGAGCGCATTATGAAATATAACCCCGGGCGCATTGGCGAAATTGCAAAAGACAAAGGGCAAACTAAACAGCTCTGGCATAACACCTTAGATGAAGCGTATGTAAAAGCACGCTTTGACAAGGAAGTGGTGAAAAATTGGCTGTCAGCAACAAATGGGTAA